A genomic window from Flavobacterium phycosphaerae includes:
- a CDS encoding tRNA1(Val) (adenine(37)-N6)-methyltransferase has translation MFKFKKFSVNQDRCAMKVGTDGVLLGAWTPITNTPFSVLDIGAGTGILSLMIAQRSAAEQIDALEIDEEAFEQCVENFENSPWSDRLYCYHAGLDEFMEEPEDEYDLIVSNPPFYSEDYKTENDQRDLARFQDALPFEDLIEAASLLLSENGILAVIIPYKEEEKFIGLAKECLLYPFKITRVKGTPSTEIKRSLLAFSFAQNETVNTDELIIETARHQYTEDYIALTKDFYLKM, from the coding sequence ATGTTTAAATTCAAAAAATTCTCCGTAAACCAAGACCGTTGCGCTATGAAAGTAGGCACCGATGGTGTTTTGCTTGGCGCTTGGACTCCCATTACCAATACTCCTTTTTCGGTTTTAGATATTGGTGCCGGAACCGGAATCTTGTCATTAATGATAGCCCAAAGAAGCGCAGCCGAACAAATTGATGCCCTTGAAATTGACGAAGAAGCTTTTGAACAATGTGTAGAAAACTTCGAAAATTCACCTTGGTCAGACCGCTTGTATTGCTACCACGCCGGTTTAGATGAATTCATGGAAGAGCCCGAAGACGAATATGATTTAATTGTTTCCAATCCGCCCTTTTATTCCGAAGATTATAAAACTGAAAATGATCAACGCGATTTAGCCCGCTTTCAGGACGCTTTGCCTTTTGAGGATTTAATCGAAGCGGCTTCTTTATTGCTTTCAGAAAACGGCATCTTGGCTGTCATCATTCCGTATAAAGAGGAAGAAAAATTTATTGGCTTGGCCAAAGAATGTCTTTTGTATCCTTTCAAAATTACCCGTGTAAAAGGAACACCCTCTACCGAAATCAAAAGAAGTTTGCTGGCCTTTTCGTTTGCGCAAAACGAGACTGTAAATACAGACGAGCTCATCATCGAAACCGCTCGCCACCAGTACACCGAAGACTACATTGCGCTGACAAAAGATTTCTACTTAAAGATGTAA
- a CDS encoding DUF6252 family protein: MKRFLSLFIVAIAFVSCQEDLKTNDPGFQALKDDVMWRATDARAYLSASGNLRIEAYTQYELVTLNTSSATEGTYILGSTNTSNSANYSATYNDVDLEYETAVAAGPVYTLALVAGGSGYLSDCDLQTDGDYVCDSSHNTTGGSGSGLTVAIAANAVGVVTSVPRITARGNGYMPGDIITVSQGNVNCKLRVVNVQNSNGEIIISDYDNINMTVTGEFKFNAISIDTNPFGGPVINFQYGDFYKIPVYPDTL; the protein is encoded by the coding sequence ATGAAAAGATTTTTGTCCCTATTTATTGTGGCTATAGCCTTTGTTTCTTGTCAAGAAGACTTGAAAACAAATGACCCAGGATTTCAAGCACTGAAAGATGATGTAATGTGGAGAGCCACTGATGCAAGAGCTTACCTTTCAGCAAGTGGAAACCTTAGAATTGAAGCCTATACTCAGTATGAATTAGTTACTTTAAATACCAGCAGTGCTACCGAAGGAACTTATATTTTAGGTTCTACTAACACTAGTAATTCAGCTAATTACTCTGCTACTTACAACGATGTTGATCTTGAATATGAGACGGCAGTTGCAGCAGGACCGGTTTATACTCTTGCCTTGGTAGCCGGCGGAAGCGGTTATCTTTCAGATTGCGATCTTCAAACGGATGGTGATTATGTTTGCGATTCATCACATAATACCACAGGTGGTTCAGGTTCAGGATTAACAGTAGCCATTGCAGCAAATGCAGTTGGAGTTGTTACTTCGGTACCAAGAATAACAGCCAGAGGTAATGGGTACATGCCGGGTGATATTATTACGGTTTCGCAAGGAAATGTAAACTGTAAACTGAGAGTGGTGAATGTACAAAACAGCAATGGTGAAATTATAATTTCGGATTATGACAATATTAATATGACTGTTACCGGTGAATTTAAATTCAATGCTATTAGTATTGATACTAATCCATTTGGCGGTCCGGTTATCAATTTCCAATACGGAGACTTTTATAAAATCCCGGTATATCCCGATACTTTATAA
- a CDS encoding acyl-CoA dehydrogenase family protein, translated as MKPDLFQAPDYYLLDDLLTEEHKLVRDSARAWVKREVSPIIEDYAQRAEFPKQIIKGLGEIGGFGPYIPEEYGGAGLDQISYGLIMQEIERGDSGVRSTSSVQSSLVMYPIWKYGNEEQRMKYLPKLATGEFIGCFGLTEPDHGSNPGGMTTNFKDMGDHYLLNGAKMWISNAPFADIAVVWAKDESGRIHGLIVERGMEGFTTPETHNKWSLRASATGELIFDNVKVPKENLLPNKSGLGAPLGCLDSARYGIAWGAIGAAMDCYDTALRYAKERIQFDKPIAGTQLQQKKLAEMITEITKAQLLTWRLGVLRNEGRATSAQISMAKRNNVNMAIEIAREARQILGGMGITGEYSIMRHMMNLESVITYEGTHDIHLLITGMDITGIAAFK; from the coding sequence ATGAAACCAGATTTATTTCAAGCTCCCGATTACTATTTGTTAGATGATTTATTAACGGAAGAACACAAATTAGTTCGTGATTCGGCCCGTGCGTGGGTAAAACGCGAAGTTTCTCCCATTATAGAAGACTATGCACAACGTGCTGAATTTCCAAAGCAAATCATTAAAGGTTTGGGCGAAATTGGCGGTTTTGGTCCTTATATTCCTGAAGAATATGGTGGTGCCGGTTTAGACCAAATTTCATATGGTTTAATCATGCAAGAAATTGAAAGAGGCGACTCGGGTGTGCGTTCTACCTCATCGGTACAATCATCCTTGGTTATGTATCCGATTTGGAAATACGGAAACGAAGAACAACGCATGAAATATTTGCCAAAACTGGCTACCGGAGAATTCATCGGTTGTTTTGGTTTGACAGAACCTGATCACGGTTCCAATCCGGGCGGGATGACGACCAACTTCAAAGATATGGGTGACCATTATTTGTTGAATGGTGCCAAAATGTGGATTTCGAATGCCCCGTTTGCAGATATTGCTGTGGTTTGGGCCAAAGACGAAAGCGGCAGAATTCATGGTTTGATTGTGGAACGTGGTATGGAAGGATTTACTACTCCGGAAACACACAACAAATGGTCACTTCGTGCTTCGGCAACTGGGGAATTGATTTTTGACAATGTTAAAGTTCCGAAAGAAAATTTATTACCTAACAAATCAGGCTTAGGTGCTCCGCTGGGTTGTTTAGATTCGGCTCGTTACGGAATTGCTTGGGGTGCTATTGGTGCTGCTATGGATTGTTACGATACCGCTTTGCGTTATGCAAAAGAGAGAATTCAGTTTGACAAACCTATTGCCGGAACACAATTACAACAAAAGAAATTGGCCGAAATGATTACCGAAATCACCAAAGCTCAATTATTAACTTGGCGATTAGGCGTTTTGAGAAATGAAGGCAGAGCAACTTCGGCACAAATCTCTATGGCGAAAAGAAACAACGTAAACATGGCTATCGAAATTGCCCGTGAAGCCCGTCAAATTTTAGGCGGAATGGGAATCACCGGTGAATATTCGATCATGCGTCATATGATGAACTTAGAAAGTGTAATCACTTACGAAGGTACGCACGATATCCATTTACTAATCACCGGAATGGACATTACCGGAATTGCTGCGTTTAAATAA
- a CDS encoding DUF3050 domain-containing protein, giving the protein MTISAINTKITPQKAILLQHSLYEKVKTIDDLQQFLESHVYAVWDFMSLLKALQSKLTCTTTPWFASANAETRYLINEIVLAEESDLTLDGKRLSHFEMYVEAMQSCGADITELNQFLQNVIATNNIFVAIKQSSLHPKIKDFLDFTFRIIDEGKTHKIAAAFTFGREDLIPTMFTEILKNFQQHFPDVDLAKLIYYFERHIELDADEHGPMAMQMITELCQDDAQKWKDVEDVSIMALEKRIGLWNAIEEKITHTPELV; this is encoded by the coding sequence ATGACTATCTCAGCCATCAATACCAAAATCACTCCGCAAAAAGCTATTTTATTGCAACATTCGTTGTATGAAAAAGTAAAAACCATTGACGATTTGCAGCAATTTCTCGAAAGTCATGTATATGCCGTTTGGGATTTTATGTCTTTGTTAAAAGCCTTGCAAAGCAAACTGACTTGCACCACAACGCCTTGGTTTGCGAGTGCTAACGCGGAGACTCGGTATTTAATTAATGAAATTGTTTTAGCCGAAGAAAGTGATTTGACCTTAGACGGTAAAAGACTAAGTCATTTTGAAATGTATGTGGAAGCCATGCAAAGTTGTGGAGCCGATATTACTGAGTTGAATCAGTTTTTGCAAAATGTTATTGCTACCAACAATATTTTTGTGGCCATCAAACAAAGTAGTTTACATCCTAAAATTAAAGACTTCCTCGATTTTACTTTCCGAATCATTGATGAAGGCAAAACTCATAAAATTGCCGCTGCTTTTACTTTTGGCAGAGAAGATTTGATTCCGACTATGTTTACCGAAATCCTGAAAAATTTCCAACAGCATTTCCCTGATGTTGACTTAGCTAAACTGATTTATTATTTCGAAAGACATATCGAATTGGATGCCGATGAACACGGTCCGATGGCGATGCAAATGATAACCGAATTGTGTCAGGACGATGCCCAAAAATGGAAAGATGTGGAAGATGTTTCTATCATGGCTTTAGAAAAACGAATCGGTCTATGGAATGCCATTGAAGAAAAAATAACGCATACTCCCGAGTTGGTTTAA
- a CDS encoding 30S ribosomal protein S16 — MSVKIRLQRHGKKGKPFYWIVAADARSKRDGKFLEKLGIYNPNTNPATIDLNLDQAVQWLHNGAQPTDTARAILSYKGALMKHHLDGGVRKGALTQEQADAKLAKWLEEKAGKVTAKKEGLTKAQEAEKAKALKAEKVANEKRAAAAVEAAKAEEVAEEVAVEETVAEETAEVVAEVAVEETPAAEEAPAVEEAPAAEETSEETEA, encoded by the coding sequence ATGTCAGTAAAAATTAGATTACAAAGACACGGAAAAAAAGGGAAACCTTTTTATTGGATCGTAGCCGCTGATGCTCGTTCAAAAAGAGATGGTAAATTCTTAGAAAAATTAGGAATCTACAATCCAAACACCAATCCTGCTACTATTGATTTAAACTTGGATCAAGCGGTTCAATGGTTACACAATGGAGCTCAACCAACTGATACAGCAAGAGCTATCCTTTCTTACAAAGGTGCCTTAATGAAACATCACCTTGACGGTGGAGTTCGTAAAGGAGCTTTAACGCAAGAGCAAGCTGATGCTAAATTGGCTAAATGGTTAGAAGAAAAAGCAGGTAAAGTAACCGCTAAAAAAGAAGGTTTAACTAAAGCGCAAGAAGCTGAAAAAGCAAAAGCTTTAAAAGCTGAAAAAGTAGCTAACGAAAAACGTGCTGCTGCCGCTGTTGAAGCTGCAAAAGCTGAAGAAGTTGCTGAAGAAGTTGCCGTTGAAGAAACTGTAGCTGAAGAAACTGCAGAAGTTGTAGCTGAAGTAGCTGTTGAAGAAACACCTGCTGCTGAAGAAGCACCGGCTGTTGAAGAGGCTCCTGCTGCTGAAGAAACCAGCGAAGAAACAGAAGCTTAA
- a CDS encoding RNA recognition motif domain-containing protein, producing the protein MNIFVGSLPFSIDEADLKESFGVYGTVNSVKIITDKFTGRSKGFGFVEMENDTEAEKAIQELNGATVEGRTIVVNKSEPKPEGERRTFNNNRSGGGYNGGGNRGRY; encoded by the coding sequence ATGAACATTTTTGTTGGGAGTCTTCCGTTTAGTATAGACGAAGCAGATTTAAAAGAATCTTTCGGGGTTTATGGTACGGTTAATTCCGTAAAAATTATTACTGATAAATTTACCGGTAGAAGTAAAGGATTCGGTTTCGTTGAAATGGAAAATGACACAGAAGCTGAAAAAGCAATTCAAGAATTGAATGGTGCTACAGTAGAAGGTCGTACGATTGTGGTTAATAAATCAGAACCAAAACCGGAAGGCGAAAGAAGAACGTTTAACAACAACCGTTCAGGTGGTGGTTATAACGGTGGTGGAAATAGAGGAAGATACTAG
- a CDS encoding sensor histidine kinase has protein sequence MSYSTRTFLIHFLGCLAFLSLPVFSSPDFGEGWNLVYITPFQKNFVRFVLLLGLFYASYYYLIPKLYFNNKKILFTIAVVASYSILIGLTEVVFGQRHHFQKHHFPSNFREPPEHSEFFDSQILIPFFLVVALAFLIKLNNRLLEIHDEKLNAEVSYLKAQINPHFLFNTLNSLYALTLQKSNEAPNAVLKLSGIMRYVVTESAQDYVSLEKELNYIKDYIDLQKLRIDKNFPLSFDINGDVLGKVITPLILIPFIENAFKYGINPDENSFIKIDILIEGQTLQMTVKNAIVATEISEELKTEEGLKNTIKRLDFIYPDKHTLKVTEDSKTYEVNLKIELQ, from the coding sequence ATGAGCTATTCAACGCGCACTTTTTTGATTCATTTTTTGGGATGCTTGGCCTTTTTGAGTCTCCCGGTCTTCTCTTCGCCCGATTTTGGGGAAGGATGGAACTTGGTTTACATTACCCCATTTCAAAAGAATTTTGTTCGTTTTGTTTTACTATTGGGATTGTTTTATGCTTCTTATTATTACTTAATCCCTAAGTTGTATTTCAACAATAAAAAAATACTTTTTACCATTGCGGTGGTGGCTTCATACTCTATCTTAATTGGCTTGACTGAAGTTGTTTTCGGTCAGAGACATCATTTCCAAAAACACCATTTCCCTTCTAATTTCCGTGAGCCTCCTGAACATTCCGAGTTTTTTGATTCACAAATACTGATACCGTTTTTCTTGGTAGTTGCTTTAGCCTTTCTTATCAAACTAAACAATCGCCTACTTGAAATTCATGACGAAAAACTCAATGCTGAAGTGTCTTATTTAAAAGCGCAAATCAATCCGCATTTCTTATTTAATACGCTCAATAGCTTATATGCTTTAACGCTGCAAAAATCAAACGAAGCACCCAATGCGGTTTTAAAATTATCAGGCATTATGCGTTATGTAGTAACCGAAAGTGCTCAGGATTATGTATCGCTAGAGAAAGAACTCAATTACATCAAAGACTACATCGATTTACAAAAATTGAGGATAGATAAGAACTTCCCGCTTTCGTTTGACATCAATGGCGATGTTTTAGGAAAAGTAATTACACCACTTATTTTGATTCCGTTTATCGAAAATGCTTTCAAATACGGCATCAATCCTGATGAGAATTCGTTTATCAAAATAGACATCCTAATTGAGGGGCAAACACTGCAGATGACGGTAAAAAATGCTATTGTGGCTACTGAGATTTCGGAAGAACTGAAAACAGAAGAAGGTCTCAAAAACACGATTAAGCGATTAGATTTCATTTATCCTGACAAGCATACTTTGAAAGTGACCGAAGACAGCAAAACTTATGAAGTAAATTTAAAAATCGAACTCCAATGA
- the dnaE gene encoding DNA polymerase III subunit alpha, giving the protein MYLIFDTETTGLPKRWAAPVSDTDNWPRCIQIAWQLHDAMGNLIEHQDYLVKPEGFNIPYDAERIHGISTELAQEQGISLAEVLEKFNTALAKAKFIVGQNVGFDVNIMGCEFYRLGVNSPMATMPVLDTCTEVTAELLKLPGGRGGKFKLPTLTELHSYLFQVPFAEAHNATADVEATTRCFLELIRRAIFTKEELDVPADYFREFGEHNPKEIQLIGLKHINLKQASDEIRKQFQQKEAIVIPSEENQQIHHSLAEVDFVHLHNHTQFSVLQSTISVKDLVAAAVQHKMPAVAMTDHANLMGAFHFVRDILYHNKTAQAKNKQAEENGETPTETIVKPIVGCEFYVCDDLKDKSRKDNGYQIVFLAKTKKGYHNLAKLSSIAYTEGFYYVPRIDRKAIQQYKEDLIVLSGNLYGEIPSKVLNIGENQAEEALVWWKQEFGEDFYIELMRHNQEDENRVNASLLTLAKKHNVKTVATNNVFYINKEDANAHDILLCVRDGEKQSTPIGRGRGYRYGFNNQEYYFKSGDEMKKLFHDLPEAIITTEEIVNKIEIFDLSREVLLPKFDIPEEFLVAEDELDGGKRGENKYLAYLTIEGAKKRYGEITPEIQERLDFELKTIENTGYPGYFLIVQDFIAAARQMDVSVGPGRGSAAGSVVAYCLGITNIDPLLYDLLFERFLNPDRVSMPDIDIDFDDEGRSRVMDYVINKYGSKQVAQIITYGTMAAKSSVRDTARVLDLPLFEADKIAKLIPTTLNLAKIFTLDNDKLKAALRAEEFDKVKELIELANANDLGGETIQQAKILEGNLRNTGIHACGVIITPSDITNFVPVATAKDSDLYVTQFDNSVVESAGLLKMDFLGLKTLTLIKDTVKLVKYRTGVELDPDTFPIDDVKTYELFQRGETVGIFQYESPGMQKYLKDLKPTVFGDLIAMNALYRPGPLEYIPSFVRRKNGEEEITYDLEANEEYLKETYGITVYQEQVMLLSQKLANFSKGDADVLRKAMGKKQKDVLDKMKSKFIEQAVANGHAEDKLEKIWKDWEAFAQYAFNKSHSTCYAWIAYQTAYLKAHYPAEYMAAVLSNNMNDIKQVSFFMEECKRMGLQVLGPDVNESYYKFTVNENYAVRFGMGAVKGVGMGAVETIVANRKEGNYKSIFDLAKRIDLRAANKKAFENLALAGGFDCFTDTHRAQYFHTDGDNITFYEKAIRYGAKFQENENSSQVSLFGEASDVQIAEPTVPPCEDWSTMEKLAKEKEVVGIYISGHPLDDYRFEMKYFCNSKLESLKNLTSYVGKTLTFAGIVTNVQYKTAKNGKDWAMFTLEGYDESHDFRIFDEEYLKFRHFLVNNQFVYFKVTVKDGWVNRETGKKSEPRLQFVDVKQLQDVLPQFAKKLSIQMDINDLHQNFIQQLNDIFSSNKGDNTVTFEIVELEKVKIAIPAVPKLIVEDTANFDTDNLEEIEIEIPVEEEQIQVATKISLPSRKLKIKISNELLVELEKMNIKFSLN; this is encoded by the coding sequence ATGTATTTAATTTTCGATACCGAAACCACCGGATTACCAAAACGTTGGGCTGCTCCCGTTTCCGATACGGACAACTGGCCAAGATGTATTCAAATTGCCTGGCAGTTGCACGATGCGATGGGGAATCTTATCGAACACCAGGATTATTTGGTTAAACCCGAAGGATTTAATATTCCGTATGATGCCGAAAGAATTCATGGTATTTCGACCGAATTGGCGCAAGAACAAGGAATTTCGTTAGCCGAAGTTTTAGAAAAATTCAACACCGCTTTGGCCAAGGCTAAATTTATAGTTGGTCAAAACGTTGGGTTTGATGTCAATATTATGGGCTGTGAGTTTTACCGTCTTGGTGTAAACTCTCCCATGGCTACGATGCCGGTTTTAGATACCTGTACCGAAGTAACGGCAGAATTGCTAAAGTTGCCCGGAGGTCGCGGCGGAAAATTTAAATTACCAACCCTAACCGAATTACACAGCTATCTTTTCCAAGTTCCATTTGCCGAAGCCCACAATGCCACGGCCGACGTGGAAGCTACAACTCGTTGTTTCTTAGAATTAATTCGAAGAGCCATTTTTACCAAGGAGGAACTTGATGTTCCTGCCGATTATTTCAGAGAGTTTGGAGAGCATAATCCAAAGGAAATACAACTTATCGGATTAAAGCACATCAATCTAAAGCAAGCTTCGGACGAAATCAGAAAACAATTTCAACAAAAAGAAGCAATTGTTATTCCGTCTGAGGAAAACCAACAAATTCACCATAGTTTAGCCGAAGTCGATTTCGTGCATTTACACAATCACACGCAGTTTTCAGTGTTGCAATCGACTATCAGTGTCAAAGATTTGGTGGCGGCTGCAGTACAACATAAAATGCCGGCTGTTGCTATGACGGATCATGCTAATTTGATGGGTGCTTTCCATTTTGTTAGAGATATTTTATACCACAATAAAACGGCGCAAGCCAAAAACAAACAAGCCGAAGAAAACGGAGAAACTCCAACAGAAACTATCGTAAAACCTATTGTAGGTTGCGAGTTTTATGTATGCGATGATTTAAAAGATAAGTCCAGAAAAGACAACGGTTACCAAATCGTTTTCTTGGCCAAAACCAAAAAAGGATATCATAATTTGGCTAAATTATCCTCTATTGCTTATACCGAAGGCTTTTACTATGTGCCCAGAATTGACAGAAAAGCAATTCAACAATACAAAGAAGACCTCATTGTTTTATCCGGAAACCTTTATGGAGAAATTCCGAGTAAAGTACTGAATATTGGTGAAAACCAAGCGGAAGAAGCCCTAGTTTGGTGGAAACAGGAATTTGGTGAAGATTTCTACATCGAGTTAATGCGTCACAATCAGGAAGATGAAAATCGGGTGAATGCTTCGTTGCTTACGTTGGCCAAAAAACACAATGTAAAAACGGTAGCCACCAATAACGTTTTCTACATCAATAAAGAAGATGCTAATGCCCACGACATTTTGTTGTGTGTGCGTGATGGCGAAAAACAATCAACCCCAATTGGCCGAGGTCGAGGGTATCGTTACGGGTTTAACAATCAGGAATACTATTTCAAATCGGGTGACGAAATGAAAAAGTTATTTCACGATTTGCCCGAAGCCATTATTACTACCGAAGAAATTGTCAATAAAATAGAAATTTTCGATTTGTCGCGCGAAGTGTTGCTTCCTAAATTCGATATTCCGGAAGAGTTTTTAGTCGCCGAAGATGAGCTTGACGGAGGGAAACGAGGTGAAAATAAATACTTGGCCTATCTTACCATTGAAGGGGCAAAAAAACGTTACGGGGAAATCACTCCGGAGATTCAAGAGCGATTGGATTTCGAATTAAAAACCATCGAAAATACAGGTTATCCCGGTTATTTCTTGATTGTGCAGGATTTTATTGCTGCCGCCCGACAAATGGATGTGTCTGTTGGTCCGGGTCGTGGTTCGGCTGCCGGTTCCGTGGTGGCCTATTGTCTCGGAATTACCAATATTGACCCATTACTGTACGATTTGCTTTTTGAGCGTTTCCTAAATCCTGATCGTGTGTCGATGCCCGATATTGATATCGATTTTGATGACGAAGGAAGAAGCCGGGTCATGGATTATGTAATCAACAAATACGGTTCCAAACAAGTAGCACAAATTATTACTTATGGAACGATGGCCGCCAAGTCATCCGTTCGTGATACCGCTCGCGTACTAGATTTGCCGTTGTTTGAAGCTGATAAAATTGCCAAGTTGATTCCGACAACCTTAAATTTGGCCAAAATTTTTACTTTAGATAATGATAAATTAAAAGCCGCTTTAAGAGCTGAAGAATTTGATAAAGTCAAAGAACTTATTGAGTTAGCCAATGCCAATGATTTAGGCGGAGAAACGATTCAACAAGCCAAAATATTAGAAGGAAATCTCAGAAATACGGGTATTCACGCTTGTGGTGTGATTATTACGCCAAGCGATATTACCAATTTCGTTCCGGTGGCTACTGCCAAAGATTCGGATTTATATGTAACCCAATTTGACAACTCGGTGGTTGAAAGTGCCGGACTGTTGAAAATGGACTTCTTGGGTTTGAAGACCCTAACCCTGATAAAAGACACGGTTAAATTAGTGAAATACAGAACCGGTGTTGAGCTCGATCCGGATACTTTTCCTATTGATGATGTGAAAACGTATGAGTTGTTCCAAAGAGGCGAAACGGTTGGGATTTTCCAATACGAGTCGCCCGGAATGCAGAAGTATTTAAAGGATTTGAAACCAACTGTTTTTGGAGATTTAATCGCTATGAATGCGTTATATCGTCCGGGACCATTGGAATATATTCCGTCTTTCGTTCGCAGAAAAAATGGGGAAGAAGAAATCACTTATGACCTTGAAGCGAACGAAGAATATCTAAAAGAAACCTACGGAATCACCGTTTATCAAGAGCAGGTAATGCTATTGTCGCAAAAGTTGGCTAACTTCTCTAAAGGGGATGCCGATGTCTTGCGTAAAGCGATGGGGAAAAAGCAAAAAGATGTATTGGATAAAATGAAGTCCAAATTCATTGAACAAGCCGTTGCTAATGGTCATGCCGAAGATAAACTGGAAAAAATCTGGAAAGACTGGGAAGCATTTGCTCAATATGCCTTCAATAAATCACACTCCACTTGTTATGCCTGGATTGCCTATCAAACAGCCTATTTAAAAGCACATTATCCGGCAGAATATATGGCGGCAGTGTTATCCAATAATATGAACGACATTAAACAGGTTTCGTTCTTTATGGAAGAATGTAAGCGAATGGGCTTGCAGGTTCTCGGGCCTGATGTAAATGAAAGTTATTATAAATTTACAGTAAATGAAAACTACGCCGTTCGTTTCGGAATGGGTGCTGTTAAAGGTGTTGGTATGGGCGCAGTAGAAACCATAGTTGCGAATAGAAAAGAAGGAAATTACAAATCGATTTTTGATTTAGCCAAGCGAATTGATTTGCGAGCCGCTAATAAAAAAGCTTTTGAAAACCTGGCGTTAGCAGGAGGATTTGATTGTTTTACCGATACCCATCGAGCCCAATATTTCCATACTGATGGCGATAATATCACGTTTTATGAAAAAGCGATTCGTTATGGAGCTAAATTTCAGGAAAATGAAAACTCATCACAGGTAAGTTTGTTCGGTGAAGCCAGTGATGTTCAAATTGCCGAACCCACAGTGCCTCCCTGTGAAGATTGGAGTACAATGGAGAAATTAGCCAAAGAAAAAGAGGTGGTTGGAATTTACATTTCCGGACACCCTTTGGATGATTATCGCTTTGAGATGAAATATTTTTGCAACAGCAAATTGGAGAGTTTAAAGAATCTTACTAGTTATGTTGGTAAGACCTTAACCTTTGCCGGTATAGTAACCAATGTGCAGTATAAAACCGCTAAAAACGGGAAAGACTGGGCCATGTTTACTTTGGAAGGCTACGACGAAAGTCATGATTTCAGAATTTTTGACGAAGAGTATTTGAAGTTCCGTCATTTTTTGGTCAACAACCAATTTGTGTATTTTAAAGTTACTGTCAAAGATGGATGGGTAAACCGAGAAACCGGAAAAAAATCAGAACCGAGATTGCAGTTTGTGGATGTAAAACAATTGCAGGATGTATTGCCGCAATTTGCTAAAAAACTGAGCATACAAATGGATATTAATGATTTGCATCAAAATTTTATTCAGCAATTAAATGATATCTTCAGCTCCAACAAAGGCGATAATACGGTTACATTTGAAATTGTCGAATTAGAAAAAGTGAAGATAGCCATACCCGCTGTCCCCAAACTTATAGTGGAAGACACGGCTAATTTCGATACCGATAATTTGGAAGAAATTGAAATTGAAATCCCGGTTGAAGAGGAACAGATCCAAGTGGCTACTAAGATATCTTTACCCAGTCGGAAATTAAAAATCAAAATTTCGAATGAATTATTAGTAGAGTTGGAAAAAATGAACATCAAATTCAGCTTGAATTAG
- the rimM gene encoding ribosome maturation factor RimM (Essential for efficient processing of 16S rRNA) gives MRKDDCFYLGKIAKKFSFKGEVLIYLDTDEPELYEDMESVFVEFNKNLIPYFIENSALHKNDFLRVQFEDVDSEDEADKLIGCDIYLPLSMLPKLEGNKFYFHEVVGFEVEDKRLGVVGVIQSINDTSAQPLFEVLNGEVEILIPMIDHFLVEIDRKNKKVVMDLPEGLIEMYL, from the coding sequence ATGCGTAAAGACGATTGTTTCTATTTAGGTAAAATTGCAAAAAAATTTAGTTTCAAAGGGGAAGTTCTTATCTATTTAGATACAGACGAGCCCGAATTATATGAAGATATGGAATCAGTATTTGTTGAATTCAACAAAAATCTGATTCCATATTTTATTGAAAACAGTGCCCTGCACAAAAATGATTTCCTCCGAGTTCAATTTGAAGATGTTGACTCCGAAGATGAAGCCGACAAACTTATCGGTTGTGATATCTACCTTCCTTTATCCATGTTGCCCAAACTCGAAGGCAATAAATTTTATTTCCACGAAGTTGTTGGTTTTGAAGTCGAAGACAAGCGCCTTGGTGTTGTTGGTGTAATCCAATCCATTAATGATACTTCCGCTCAGCCTCTTTTTGAAGTATTGAATGGCGAAGTGGAAATCCTAATTCCGATGATTGACCATTTTTTAGTTGAAATTGACCGCAAGAACAAAAAAGTGGTAATGGATTTACCGGAAGGCTTAATCGAAATGTATCTTTAG